The sequence AGCTTATATGGGACTGCAAATTCTGGAAAGAGAACATGCTGTTTACCTTGCAGACCCGAATATGCAGCCGGAAATGGAAGGGTATGATTATATCCTGGAAAGACAATTGAAACCTGAGGCAAGAACAGATGTTAAAGCAATTCTGGAAGAGTTGGATATTAAACCGACTTCCATGATTGATATTTCAGACGGTTTAGCTTCTGAAATCCTTCATCTTTCCGATCAGTCTAAAGTAGGATTCAGGCTGTATGAAGAAAAGGTGCCGTTGGATAACCTTACCATCTCTACCGCAGACGAAATGAACTTAAATCCTGTAATGACGGCATTAAGCGGCGGTGAAGATTATGAATTACTATTCACAATTTCACCAGACGATTTTGATAAAATTAGAAATCATCCTGATTTTACCATCATAGGACATGCTGTTGAAAAAGAAGAAGGGAACTTTATGGTAGCAAGAGGGTCAAACCAATTGGTCGCTCTTACTGCTCAGGGATGGGATGCCTTTTTAGGAAACCAGAACGGATAAAATTATTTAATTTTAAATATTGTAGAAAACCGCAGCACTTTTTTTGCTGTGGTTTTTGTTTATAGCGTAACGATTAAAAAATACATTGATGATTATACCAGAAAAAGAAATACCAATGCATCATCTGACTTCTGAAAAATTTCAGATGAGTACTTTGAGTGCGGCTGGGCCAGAGAATTTTCATGATGTTCACCGGCATAATTTTTTTGAAATTATCTGGTTCAGAGAAGTGTATGAAAATAGTTGTTTAGAACTGGATTTTGAAAGCTATACACTTGAAAACAATCAGATCTGTATTATTGCACCAGGACAGGCTTTCAATATGAAAATAGAAGGAGAGGAAGGATATGCCATGGCGATAAGCCGTGAAATCTTCAACGAAGCCTGTGATATTGAATCTGTACTTACCGGAGGAGTGCTTCCGTTTTTTTTAGATCCTAAAAATGAGAAAACGTGCAGTACAATCCTATCATTGATAGAACAGGAATATAGAGGCACTTCAAGGACAGAACTTTTAAAGGCCTATCTGAAAGCGTTTTGTATCATCATTGGGGAACAAATTAAATCTCAGGAACCTTTATTGAATGACCGTCAGCGTATTCAAGACCTGATAGGATTCATTGAGAAACATTATATAGAGCACAAAGAAACAAATTTCTATGCTGAAAAATTGAAGATAAGCTCCCATCACCTTAATGATATTGTGCGTGTTTTAAGGGGAACAACGGTAAAGAGAATGATTGCTCAACGCCTTATTCTGGAAGCCAAAAGAGAACTCAGTTTTGGAGCACTTACTGTGAAGGAGATTGCTTTTAAACTTGGTTTTAACGATGCTTCATATTTTTCAAGGTTTTTTAAGAAACATACCGGTCAAAACCCTGAAAATTTTAAGAATAATGAAAAAAGATAATCTTCAGTATTTACAATTTTGATAAGCCAAAACTGATTGTTTTCATTTGTTTCTGTATTTAAATCTTCAGTTTGTCCTATACTTCCTTCAATTCTTTTATTGTGCTTTTTTGCTTTTTAAGGCAATTTTGCATTCTGAAAAAAATCGCCTGTGAAGGCTTACAATTTATGAAGAAGTTAGGTATTGTAGTGTTTATTTTAGCATTACTCAACACGTTAGAATCCTTAAGTATAGATCTTTATCTGCCTGCATTTCCAAGCATGGCTGAAATTTTTAAAACCGATATCGGGCATATCCAGATTTCTATTTCTGTTTTCTTTGCCGGATTTGCTTTTGGACAATTATTATGGGGACCTTTATCAGACAAAACAGGCCGTAAACCGATGTTATATTGCGGGCTTCTCCTTTTTATCATAGGAGCAACGGCCATTTATTTTACCTCAGACATTTACGTTTTATGGACCATGCGTTTCTTACAGGCTTTTGGAGGAAGTGCAGGGATTGTTATTGGAAGAGCAATTATTATTGATCTTTATGATAAACAAAAATCAGTAACCATTTTCGCGCAGCAATCTCAGATCAGTGGGATTGCCCCTATTGTAGCACCCTTGATGGGAAGTGTATTTCTGAAATATTGGGGCTGGAACAGTTCATTCGCGTTTTTATGTATCATGGGACTCATTACCTTCTTTATGGTATACAAATATGTTCCGGAAACGAATACAAGAATCAGTATTCCTGATCATGAACGAGCTGATGAAAAAGGGTTAAAAGATCAGCTGAAAATGATTATTTCCAACAAAGAGTTTATCAACAGTACAATGGTTGGAAGTATTGCGTTTGCTTCTCTGATTATTTATATTTCAAATGCTCCGTTTTTATTTATGGAACTTCA is a genomic window of Chryseobacterium nakagawai containing:
- a CDS encoding helix-turn-helix domain-containing protein, whose amino-acid sequence is MIIPEKEIPMHHLTSEKFQMSTLSAAGPENFHDVHRHNFFEIIWFREVYENSCLELDFESYTLENNQICIIAPGQAFNMKIEGEEGYAMAISREIFNEACDIESVLTGGVLPFFLDPKNEKTCSTILSLIEQEYRGTSRTELLKAYLKAFCIIIGEQIKSQEPLLNDRQRIQDLIGFIEKHYIEHKETNFYAEKLKISSHHLNDIVRVLRGTTVKRMIAQRLILEAKRELSFGALTVKEIAFKLGFNDASYFSRFFKKHTGQNPENFKNNEKR
- a CDS encoding multidrug effflux MFS transporter, whose amino-acid sequence is MKKLGIVVFILALLNTLESLSIDLYLPAFPSMAEIFKTDIGHIQISISVFFAGFAFGQLLWGPLSDKTGRKPMLYCGLLLFIIGATAIYFTSDIYVLWTMRFLQAFGGSAGIVIGRAIIIDLYDKQKSVTIFAQQSQISGIAPIVAPLMGSVFLKYWGWNSSFAFLCIMGLITFFMVYKYVPETNTRISIPDHERADEKGLKDQLKMIISNKEFINSTMVGSIAFASLIIYISNAPFLFMELHGFSSETFSFIFAFNSLALITAAYITPRLIKRISNSDLLFGATLMLLLVCALHILIAAGSLSVALEIAMLYLSLLAIGILFPITSAHALSPFKEGRGTAAALLGFMQLMVTFLISGLLGFLEADSIIPMVVTRTGMAVVAVWFGYQIFKSKKTTIQQSVA